From one Candidatus Palauibacter australiensis genomic stretch:
- a CDS encoding 2Fe-2S iron-sulfur cluster-binding protein, with protein MSRLPPSPTERVDRSRRLGFRWCGRALEGFEGDTVASALWGAGVRTFGRSFEYHRPRGLQDLEGEGSSQLVSIDGVPNQSAGTTPLHEGMEVGAQNVRGDPRFDVYGFLDRLDRFMPAGFYYRIFHRPAWAARFFQERMRALAGLGVLRLDAPERAGGGERAGGGERAERYLHADVAVVGGGPAGLAAALEAGRRGLRVCLFERRPWLGGHLDWRVRNGRSLADDVSDLVEQVEEMDSIRLFRHAPVTGIWGENLLTGFQCGGTERAAGGATGGGSAAAPFDRGPQESHWECRARAIVVATGSIERPLVFEHNDRPGVMQVDTAIRLARTYGVRPGAAAAFSVGDDLGLEAAVDLAALGVDVRVVADARHEGHDPELVDALSAAGIDLRPGWAASRARGRGRVRGVELAARGASGSAGGAANTPLRVACDVLVASAGRQPDIGVLSCAGARFRHGERTRTFELDRLPPDVFAAGGVLRLTDLEALTRSGRIAGLEAAAACGASVAGALTRERARLADLPGPARGSSIVRGPAAGRRLAPGRKAFLDFDEDGTWKNAAQCAAYGLDVPELAKRYGNFGLGPGQYRVPGQNLAMAMAEIAGRPVGSFAATTVRPPVIPPSLATLAGPNHDVHKRTPLHDDQAARGAVFRRAGPWLRARYFSEDRECLEEIRNVRENVGLLDSSPLGKFRIWGPDAVRALQRVYVSDMTRARTGRCTYSAMCNDTGNIIDDGVVVRTGEDEFYFTTSSNRAGATVEWLRFHTRYDGWDYNLVNLTDALASINVAGPNARRVLGKITGADLSDETFPYLGCREIEVGDGVAARCLRLGFVGELSYELHVRASYARYVWDLLWEAGAEYGIRPFGLEAQNCLRAEKGHVIIGTESEQRVTLLDIGMGWLWDREDTASGKVGAAALRHCEAQSGRLKLVGLRLGDAAESDAADGEAGAGAVRNVAHRPGDGALVVDGDRIAGFVCTTRHSETLGWQYGLALVEDRLAERGRSLDLYESPDGRTVRSTATVVPPHFYDPKGTRLRIAPEGRPPGSGEASSQPAPAAHRRSPVRFDAAPARTERRAGWDVVLDYESGRAPTDALRQACLVDLSHRARWDVQHRDIRTVRPCGLDVPRMPGEVAVRDGLMINRMNGTQASIWHVGPGTAPAMPDGPHYTDTTDSHCWLALLGNSVPEVLESVSDLDLFDPARARPFLTQGPVLHVPCQIVTWRDDAVLLTCSRGYGQTFVEALLESARHAGMRPAGERVFTDWIRALES; from the coding sequence GTGAGCCGGCTGCCGCCGTCGCCGACGGAGCGCGTCGACCGCTCGCGGCGGCTCGGATTCCGCTGGTGCGGGCGCGCGCTGGAGGGGTTCGAGGGGGATACGGTCGCATCGGCGCTCTGGGGAGCGGGGGTCCGCACCTTCGGCCGGAGCTTCGAATATCACCGGCCCAGGGGGCTGCAGGACCTGGAGGGGGAGGGGTCGAGCCAGCTCGTGTCGATCGACGGCGTGCCGAACCAGTCCGCGGGGACCACGCCGCTGCACGAAGGGATGGAGGTCGGCGCGCAGAACGTGCGCGGCGATCCGCGGTTCGACGTGTACGGCTTCCTGGACCGGCTGGACCGGTTCATGCCGGCGGGCTTCTACTACCGGATCTTTCACCGGCCCGCGTGGGCCGCCCGGTTCTTCCAGGAACGGATGCGGGCGCTGGCCGGGCTGGGCGTGCTGCGGCTCGACGCGCCGGAGCGCGCGGGCGGGGGGGAGCGCGCGGGCGGGGGGGAGCGAGCCGAGCGCTACCTGCACGCGGACGTGGCGGTGGTCGGCGGTGGCCCGGCAGGGCTGGCAGCGGCGCTCGAGGCGGGGCGGCGGGGCCTGCGGGTGTGCCTGTTCGAGCGCCGGCCGTGGCTGGGCGGGCATCTCGACTGGCGCGTGCGGAACGGCCGTTCGCTGGCCGATGACGTGTCGGATCTCGTCGAGCAGGTCGAAGAGATGGACTCGATTCGCCTGTTCCGGCACGCTCCGGTCACGGGGATCTGGGGCGAGAATCTCCTCACCGGCTTCCAGTGCGGCGGGACGGAGCGCGCGGCCGGTGGCGCCACAGGGGGTGGCTCGGCAGCGGCGCCGTTCGACCGGGGACCGCAGGAATCGCACTGGGAGTGCCGGGCGCGGGCGATCGTGGTCGCGACGGGCTCGATCGAGCGGCCGCTCGTGTTCGAACACAACGATCGTCCGGGCGTGATGCAGGTCGACACGGCGATCCGGCTCGCGCGGACGTACGGCGTCCGGCCGGGCGCGGCCGCCGCGTTCAGCGTGGGCGACGACCTCGGGCTCGAAGCTGCGGTGGACCTGGCCGCGCTCGGCGTGGATGTGCGCGTCGTCGCCGATGCCCGGCACGAAGGGCACGACCCGGAGCTGGTGGACGCCCTGTCGGCGGCGGGGATCGACCTTCGGCCGGGCTGGGCCGCGAGTCGCGCGCGTGGGCGGGGCCGGGTGCGCGGCGTCGAACTGGCGGCCCGAGGGGCGAGCGGCTCTGCGGGCGGCGCGGCGAATACCCCGCTGCGCGTGGCGTGCGACGTGCTGGTGGCGAGCGCGGGGCGGCAGCCGGACATCGGGGTCCTCTCGTGCGCCGGCGCGCGGTTCCGCCACGGCGAGCGCACCCGGACCTTCGAGCTCGATCGCCTCCCGCCCGACGTGTTCGCCGCGGGCGGCGTCCTGCGGCTCACGGATCTCGAGGCGCTCACCCGTTCCGGGCGGATCGCGGGGCTCGAGGCCGCCGCGGCATGCGGCGCGAGCGTCGCGGGGGCGCTGACCCGGGAGCGCGCGCGGCTGGCCGACCTGCCGGGACCCGCCCGGGGCTCTTCGATCGTCCGCGGGCCGGCGGCCGGACGGCGTCTCGCCCCCGGCCGCAAGGCGTTCCTCGACTTCGACGAGGATGGCACGTGGAAGAACGCGGCCCAGTGCGCCGCCTACGGCCTCGACGTGCCCGAACTCGCGAAGCGCTACGGCAACTTCGGCCTCGGGCCGGGACAGTACCGGGTGCCGGGCCAGAACCTCGCCATGGCGATGGCCGAGATCGCCGGGCGGCCGGTCGGCAGCTTCGCCGCCACCACGGTGCGCCCGCCCGTCATCCCCCCTTCCCTCGCGACGCTCGCGGGCCCGAACCACGACGTCCACAAGCGGACTCCGCTCCACGACGACCAGGCCGCGCGGGGCGCCGTCTTCCGCCGCGCGGGGCCGTGGCTCAGGGCGCGCTACTTCAGCGAGGATCGGGAGTGCCTGGAGGAGATCCGCAACGTGCGTGAGAACGTGGGCCTCCTCGACAGTTCGCCGCTGGGGAAGTTCCGGATCTGGGGGCCCGACGCCGTGCGCGCCCTCCAGCGGGTCTACGTCTCCGACATGACGCGGGCCCGGACCGGCCGCTGCACGTATTCGGCGATGTGCAACGACACCGGCAACATCATCGACGACGGCGTCGTCGTGCGGACGGGTGAGGATGAGTTCTACTTCACGACGAGTTCGAACCGGGCGGGCGCCACGGTCGAGTGGCTCCGCTTCCACACGCGGTACGACGGGTGGGACTACAACCTCGTGAACCTCACCGACGCCCTCGCCTCCATCAACGTGGCCGGGCCGAACGCGCGGCGGGTGCTGGGGAAGATCACGGGCGCGGATCTGTCCGACGAAACATTCCCGTACCTCGGCTGCCGGGAGATCGAGGTGGGGGACGGCGTGGCGGCGCGGTGCCTGCGGCTCGGGTTCGTGGGCGAGCTGTCCTATGAACTGCACGTGCGCGCGAGTTACGCCCGGTACGTGTGGGACCTGTTGTGGGAGGCCGGGGCGGAGTACGGCATCCGCCCGTTCGGGCTCGAAGCGCAGAACTGCCTGCGGGCCGAGAAGGGACACGTGATCATCGGGACGGAGTCCGAGCAGCGCGTCACCCTCCTCGACATCGGCATGGGCTGGCTCTGGGACCGCGAGGACACGGCCTCCGGCAAGGTGGGCGCCGCTGCGCTGCGCCACTGCGAGGCGCAGTCCGGGCGGCTGAAGCTCGTCGGACTCCGGCTCGGCGACGCGGCGGAGTCCGATGCGGCGGACGGTGAGGCGGGCGCCGGGGCCGTTCGCAACGTCGCCCACCGGCCCGGGGACGGGGCGCTCGTCGTGGACGGGGACCGGATCGCCGGCTTCGTCTGCACGACGCGGCACAGCGAGACGCTGGGCTGGCAGTACGGGCTCGCCCTCGTCGAGGACCGGCTGGCGGAGCGGGGCCGTTCGCTCGACCTGTACGAGTCGCCGGACGGGCGGACCGTGCGTTCGACCGCGACCGTGGTGCCTCCCCACTTCTACGATCCGAAAGGCACGCGCCTGCGGATCGCCCCCGAAGGGCGCCCGCCCGGGTCGGGCGAGGCCTCATCGCAGCCGGCGCCCGCGGCCCATCGCCGGTCTCCGGTCCGCTTCGACGCCGCGCCCGCCCGCACCGAGCGCCGGGCCGGCTGGGACGTGGTGCTCGACTACGAATCCGGCCGCGCCCCCACCGACGCCCTGCGCCAGGCCTGCCTCGTCGACCTCAGCCACCGCGCGCGCTGGGACGTCCAGCACCGCGACATCCGGACCGTGCGGCCGTGCGGCCTCGACGTGCCGCGCATGCCGGGAGAAGTCGCGGTCCGCGACGGGCTGATGATCAACCGGATGAACGGCACCCAGGCCTCGATCTGGCACGTCGGCCCCGGCACGGCGCCCGCCATGCCGGACGGCCCGCACTACACGGACACCACCGACTCCCACTGCTGGCTCGCACTGTTGGGCAACTCCGTGCCGGAAGTGCTTGAGAGCGTCTCCGATCTCGACCTCTTCGACCCGGCGCGCGCCCGACCCTTCCTGACCCAGGGGCCCGTCCTCCACGTCCCCTGCCAGATCGTGACTTGGCGGGACGACGCCGTCCTCCTCACCTGCAGCCGGGGGTACGGACAGACCTTCGTCGAAGCACTCCTCGAATCGGCCCGCCACGCGGGCATGCGCCCTGCCGGCGAACGCGTCTTCACCGACTGGATTCGGGCGCTGGAGAGCTGA
- a CDS encoding sarcosine oxidase subunit delta, whose amino-acid sequence MTFRLTCPVCGKRDIYEFTYGGPERGPRPQEAGSGAGSDPAAGAGLATGAEAHFRWAQFRMNRLQPREEWWHHGAGCGVWFSTWRDPATNRETPPGGVEAGGSEGSGGGSS is encoded by the coding sequence GTGACGTTCCGGTTGACGTGCCCGGTGTGCGGGAAGCGCGACATCTACGAGTTCACGTACGGTGGGCCGGAGCGGGGGCCGAGGCCGCAGGAGGCGGGGTCGGGGGCGGGATCGGATCCCGCAGCCGGAGCGGGCCTCGCGACCGGGGCCGAGGCGCATTTTCGCTGGGCGCAGTTCCGCATGAACCGCCTGCAGCCGCGGGAGGAGTGGTGGCACCACGGGGCGGGCTGCGGCGTGTGGTTCTCGACGTGGCGCGACCCGGCCACGAACCGGGAGACGCCGCCCGGCGGCGTCGAGGCGGGCGGAAGCGAGGGGAGCGGGGGAGGGTCTTCGTGA
- a CDS encoding FAD-dependent oxidoreductase → MSPGALGRLGRLKSALGAGVFRPGRLWEERPLRRRYDVVIIGGGIHGLATAYYLARDHGVRDVAVLESQYIGFGGSGRNTAIVRANQRTPENVPLYDEGLKLWPILTDELDFNLMFHNCGNLNLAHSEAAVAAFRLSINTANFCGVRSELLDPPQCKELVPALDVSDRPAHPIQAGMYHPPGGVVRHDAVVWGLARGASLHGASIHQGVEVRGIDMEGGRITGVRTNAGPIGCRKLGVMAGGYGPAVAAMLDIELPVNPLTIQAMVTQPLKPFLHHVVSSGAYHVYANQTLKGEIATGAHMDPQVNYTTDVTAGYFKHQAEALTDFMPCLKGVRFLRVWAGLADMTPDMAPILDGNFTHEGLYLDVGWGYFGFKSGPVAGKYMAEFMAREEAPEILKPFALRRFLQNRYMGETAATMKYGQWD, encoded by the coding sequence GTGAGCCCTGGAGCGCTGGGGAGGCTGGGGAGGCTGAAGTCCGCGCTCGGGGCAGGCGTGTTCCGGCCGGGCCGCCTGTGGGAGGAGAGGCCGCTCCGCCGCCGCTACGATGTCGTGATCATCGGTGGCGGCATCCACGGGCTCGCCACGGCCTACTATCTCGCGAGGGACCACGGGGTCCGGGACGTCGCCGTGCTCGAGAGCCAGTACATCGGGTTCGGGGGCTCCGGTCGGAATACCGCGATCGTCCGGGCGAACCAGCGCACGCCGGAGAACGTCCCGCTCTATGACGAGGGGCTGAAACTGTGGCCCATCCTCACGGACGAACTCGACTTCAACCTCATGTTCCACAACTGCGGCAACCTCAACCTCGCGCACAGCGAGGCGGCGGTGGCCGCGTTCCGGCTCTCCATCAACACGGCGAACTTCTGCGGCGTGCGCTCGGAACTGCTCGATCCGCCGCAGTGCAAGGAACTGGTCCCGGCGCTGGACGTGTCGGACCGGCCCGCGCACCCGATCCAGGCCGGCATGTATCACCCGCCCGGGGGCGTCGTACGCCACGACGCGGTGGTGTGGGGACTGGCCCGCGGCGCCAGTCTGCACGGGGCCTCGATCCACCAGGGGGTCGAGGTGCGCGGGATCGACATGGAGGGCGGGCGGATCACGGGCGTGCGAACGAACGCGGGGCCGATCGGATGCCGGAAGCTGGGGGTCATGGCGGGCGGGTACGGACCGGCGGTTGCGGCCATGCTCGACATCGAGCTGCCGGTGAACCCGCTCACGATCCAGGCGATGGTCACGCAGCCGCTGAAGCCGTTCCTGCACCACGTCGTGAGCTCCGGGGCGTACCACGTCTACGCGAACCAGACGCTGAAGGGGGAGATCGCGACGGGCGCACACATGGACCCGCAGGTGAACTACACGACGGATGTCACGGCGGGCTACTTCAAGCACCAGGCGGAGGCGCTGACGGACTTCATGCCGTGCCTGAAGGGCGTGCGCTTCCTGCGCGTGTGGGCGGGGCTGGCCGACATGACGCCGGACATGGCGCCGATCCTCGACGGCAACTTCACCCATGAGGGGCTCTACCTGGACGTGGGCTGGGGATACTTCGGCTTCAAGTCCGGGCCGGTGGCGGGCAAGTACATGGCGGAGTTCATGGCGCGGGAGGAGGCGCCGGAGATCCTGAAGCCGTTCGCCCTCCGCCGCTTCCTTCAGAACCGATACATGGGGGAGACGGCGGCCACAATGAAGTACGGACAGTGGGACTGA
- a CDS encoding FAD-dependent oxidoreductase, with amino-acid sequence MSREYDAIIIGAGVIGVCTGFEMAKRGFRTLNVDKLPAAGYGSTSNTCAIIRLHYSTPDGVAMARESYFYWLDWGKYVGVPDPSGLARYVNTGCLVTKTEKNHYLQRVKESLDELHVAYEDLDAEGMKEKLSCLDTRQFGPPVTEEEPGFGRPSGGNVAGALYIPESGYINDPQLCCHNVQLGCEAHGGEFRFNTEVTEILREGGRVAGVRLKDGSEVRAPVVVNVGGPHSFVINRMAGVEDGMNIKTRALKQEVCHVPAPEGVDYNVVGMLISDSDIGCYSRPEVGNHILIGSEDPPCDDLEWVEDPDDYDNTFSYQWRTQVLREAQRVKGLPVPEARQGLVDLYDVSDDWIPIYDKSDLAGFYMAVGTSGNQFKNAPVAGQLMAELIEQVEGGRDHDADPVRFHMKYTRRDCDLGFFSRLRTMNPDSSYSVIG; translated from the coding sequence ATGTCCAGGGAGTACGACGCGATCATCATCGGGGCGGGCGTCATCGGCGTCTGCACCGGGTTCGAAATGGCCAAGCGCGGGTTCCGGACGCTCAACGTGGACAAGCTCCCCGCCGCCGGGTACGGGTCGACCTCGAACACCTGCGCCATCATCCGTCTCCACTATTCGACGCCCGACGGCGTCGCCATGGCGCGCGAGTCCTACTTCTACTGGCTCGACTGGGGAAAGTACGTCGGCGTGCCGGATCCCTCCGGGCTGGCCCGCTACGTCAACACCGGCTGCCTCGTCACGAAGACGGAGAAGAACCACTACCTGCAGCGGGTGAAGGAGAGTCTCGACGAACTCCACGTCGCGTACGAGGATCTGGACGCGGAGGGGATGAAGGAGAAGCTCTCCTGTCTCGACACGCGACAGTTCGGCCCTCCCGTGACGGAAGAGGAGCCGGGGTTCGGCCGGCCCTCGGGCGGGAACGTGGCGGGGGCCCTCTACATCCCGGAGTCCGGCTACATCAACGACCCGCAACTCTGCTGCCACAACGTGCAACTCGGGTGCGAGGCGCACGGGGGCGAGTTCCGCTTCAACACCGAGGTGACGGAGATCCTCCGGGAAGGCGGGAGGGTCGCGGGGGTTCGACTGAAGGACGGGTCCGAGGTGCGGGCGCCTGTCGTGGTCAACGTGGGCGGGCCTCATTCCTTCGTCATCAACCGCATGGCGGGGGTCGAGGACGGGATGAACATCAAGACGCGCGCGCTGAAGCAGGAGGTGTGCCATGTGCCCGCGCCCGAGGGCGTCGACTATAATGTCGTCGGGATGCTGATCTCGGACAGCGATATCGGGTGTTATTCGCGGCCGGAAGTCGGGAATCACATTCTGATCGGTTCCGAGGACCCTCCGTGCGACGATCTGGAGTGGGTCGAGGACCCGGACGACTATGACAATACGTTCAGTTATCAGTGGAGAACGCAGGTCCTGCGCGAGGCGCAGCGGGTGAAGGGACTCCCCGTGCCGGAGGCGCGGCAGGGACTCGTCGACCTCTATGACGTGTCGGACGACTGGATTCCCATCTATGACAAGTCCGATCTGGCGGGCTTCTACATGGCGGTGGGCACATCGGGGAACCAGTTCAAGAACGCGCCGGTCGCGGGGCAACTCATGGCCGAACTCATCGAGCAGGTCGAGGGCGGGCGCGACCACGACGCCGATCCGGTCCGATTTCATATGAAGTATACGAGGCGGGACTGTGACCTCGGGTTCTTCAGCCGGCTGCGGACGATGAACCCGGATTCGTCCTACTCGGTCATCGGCTGA